The window CGCGGGCTTCCTGCACGCCGACCGCCCCGGCAAGCCCAGCCTCAGCCTCGACCTGATCGAGGAGTTCCGCCAGCCGGTGGTGGACCGCACCCTGATCGGGCTGGTGAACCGTGGCGCGGAGCTGGCCCAGCAGGAGGATGGCGGGCTGGACGCGGCCACCCGCCGCCGGATCGCCGAGAAGGTGCTGGAGCGGATGGACAGCAGCGAGCTGTTCGAGGCCAAGCGCCAGCCGCTGCGCCACATCCTGCAGCTGCAGGCGCGGCATATCGCCACCTACGTGCGCGGCGAGCGGGGCGAGTACGCGCCGTTCGTGATGGGGTGGTGAGCCATGCGCTGCCTGCTGATCTACGACATCCCGCACGACGGCCTGCGGCAGAAGGTGGCCGACGCCTGCCTCGACTTCGGCCTGCAGCGCGTGCAGTACAGCGCCTTCCTGGGCGACCTCTCGCGCACGCACCAGCGCGCGCTGTTCCGCGAGATCCAGCGGCGGCTGGGGCGCGGCGCGGCCAACGTGCAGCTCTTCCCGCTGGATGATGCCAGCTGGCAGGCCCGCCGCGTGATCGCCCAGGTTGGGCAGGGGGGCGGCGATGCCTGACATGCTGTGCGAGGTGACCGACCTGAAGCAGTGGAGCTACTGCGCGCGCGTGGTGTTCTACCGCTACTGCATGCCGGATGTGCGCCCGGTCACGGCGCTGATGCGCAGCGGCATCGAGCGCCACCGCGAGGAGGCCACCCGCGAGGAGCGGCGCTCGCTGCGCACCTACGGCCTGTCCGAGGGCGAGCGCCACTACGATCTGGCGCTGCGCTCCGAGTCGCTGGGCCTGAGCGGGCGGCTCGACCTGGCCATCGCCGCGCCGGGGCGAGATGCGCCGGGGGCCGAGGCGCTGGTGGTGGAGTACAAGGACAGCGAGGATGTGCTGCGGCCCCACTTCGCGCTCCAGCTGGCCGCCTACGCGCTGCTGCTGGAGGAGGCCTGGGGGCTGCCGGTGCGGCGCGGCTTCCTCTACAGCATCCCGCTGCGCAAGGCCGAGCCGGTGGCTGTCACGCGGACGCTGCGCGAGAAGGCGCGGCAGGCGGCGCTGGCCATGCGCGCGGCCATCGACGGCGAGCAGACCCCGCCGCCGCCCAAGCGCCGCAGCCCCTGCGTCAGCTGCGAGTTCCGCCGCTTCTGCAACGACGTGGTCTGAGAGGGGCAGAAAGCGCCGCTGTGGCGGGGCGGCTCGCAAACCGCCGCCGTCGCGCCGTTTTATATGGGAGAGCGCTGCGGGCTGTCGGCCTTTCTGCGCAGCTTTACCGCGTGGGGATGGCCGATAGCCTAGCTCGCAACTTGACACGGTTTTGGCGCAAAAGGTGAGTTTCGGAGAGAGGGGAAAAGAAGGCCGTTGATCGTTTGGTGCCGACCTGCTAGAATGGGCCAGGAGCGGCGATCCGGCCCATTTCCGACCTCATCTGTGCCTTGGCCACGAAGAAAAGGCTGGCTTCCCAACCCATCGGCTCACGATTGAGCACTGAAATAGCAACCCCGCCACGGCGGGCTGGGTCGCGCTCACCCTTCCCAACCCATCGGCTCACGATTGAGCACTGAAATCGAAAAAGGGAAAATGCGACAAAGCGTTCTTTTATTTCTTCCCAACCCATCGGCTCACGATTGAGCACTGAAATGGCGGCTACGTCGACGACCTCGACAACCTGGACGACTTCCCAACCCATCGGCTCACGATTGAGCACTGAAATACCGGGGCCACGGCCACATGGAGCCGCGCCTCTGGCTTCCCAACCCATCGGCTCACGATTGAGCACTGAAATTGCGGCAGGACGTGCGGCACATCGGAGATCGGATATCTTCCCAACCCATCGGCTCACGATTGAGCACTGAAATAGCGATCTGGTAGCGGTACTTTTTAATGAGATCGACTTCCCAACCCATCGGCTCACGATTGAGCACTGAAATACTTGCGACTCAGATCCACCCAGCGCTGCGCCGACTTCCCAACCCATCGGCTCACGATTGAGCACTGAAATGCGCTGTGTTGATCAGTCCTTGGCGATGCTGGGATTCTTCCCAACCCATCGGCTCACGATTGAGCACTGAAATTCGTGCTGGTGGGATACGCGCCAGAGTACGACGGCGTCTTCCCAACCCATCGGCTCACGATTGAGCACTGAAATACGCCAGCCGCCAGGCCGCTGGCAAGAACCAAAGACTTCCCAACCCATCGGCTCACGATTGAGCACTGAAATTCGACCGTGGGGGCGATGTGCGTGTACCCGAGGACTTCCCAACCCATCGGCTCACGATTGAGCACTGAAATGGCCAGCATGCCTATCCGAGTCCAATACCGGATCACTTCCCAACCCATCGGCTCACGATTGAGCACTGAAATAGCTGGCCGCTGGCCACGTGCTCCACGCGAGCGGCTTCCCAACCCATCGGCTCACGATTGAGCACTGAAATATGTGGGGGTGATCCGGTTCCCCTGGGGGTCAAACCCTTCCCAACCCATCGGCTCACGATTGAGCACTGAAATAGGTATGATAAATGGATAGAGGAAACACGCGAGGATAACTTCCCAACCCATCGGCTCACGATTG is drawn from Chloroflexia bacterium SDU3-3 and contains these coding sequences:
- the cas2 gene encoding CRISPR-associated endonuclease Cas2; this translates as MRCLLIYDIPHDGLRQKVADACLDFGLQRVQYSAFLGDLSRTHQRALFREIQRRLGRGAANVQLFPLDDASWQARRVIAQVGQGGGDA
- the cas4 gene encoding CRISPR-associated protein Cas4, with translation MPDMLCEVTDLKQWSYCARVVFYRYCMPDVRPVTALMRSGIERHREEATREERRSLRTYGLSEGERHYDLALRSESLGLSGRLDLAIAAPGRDAPGAEALVVEYKDSEDVLRPHFALQLAAYALLLEEAWGLPVRRGFLYSIPLRKAEPVAVTRTLREKARQAALAMRAAIDGEQTPPPPKRRSPCVSCEFRRFCNDVV